The proteins below are encoded in one region of Manis javanica isolate MJ-LG chromosome 8, MJ_LKY, whole genome shotgun sequence:
- the NFKBIA gene encoding NF-kappa-B inhibitor alpha: MFQPAEHAPEWAMEGPRDALKKERLLDDRHDSGLDSMKDEEYEQMVKELREIRLEPQEAPRGAEPWKQQLTEDGDSFLHLAIIHEEKALTMEVVRQVKGDLAFLNFQNNLQQTPLHLAVITNQPEIAQALLEAGCDPELRDFRGNTPLHLACEQGCLASVGVLTQTRGSQHLYSILQTTNYNGHTCLHLASIHGYLGIVELLVSLGADVNAQEPCNGRTALHLAVDLQNSDLVSLLLKCGADVNRVTYQGYSPYQLTWGRPSTRIQQQLGQLTLENLQMLPESEDEESYDTESECTEDELPYDDCVLGGQRLVL, translated from the exons ATGTTTCAACCCGCCGAGCACGCTCCGGAGTGGGCCATGGAGGGCCCTCGGGACGCGCTCAAGAAGGAGCGGCTGCTGGACGACCGCCACGACAGCGGCCTGGACTCCATGAAGGACGAGGAGTACGAGCAGATGGTGAAGGAGCTGCGGGAGATCCGCCTCGAGCCACAGGAGGCGCCGCGCGGCGCCGAGCCCTGGAAGCAGCAGCTCACTGAGGACGGAGACTC GTTCCTGCACTTGGCCATCATCCATGAAGAGAAGGCTCTGACTATGGAAGTGGTCCGCCAAGTGAAGGGAGACCTGGCCTTCCTCAACTTCCAGAACAACCTGCAGCAG ACTCCACTCCATTTGGCTGTGATCACCAACCAGCCAGAAATTGCCCAGGCACTTTTGGAAGCTGGCTGTGATCCTGAGCTCCGAGACTTTCGAGGAAATACCCCCCTACACCTTGCCTGTGAGCAGGGCTGCCTGGCCAGTGTGGGAGTCCTGACTCAGACCCGCGGGAGCCAGCACCTCTACTCCATCTTGCAGACCACCAACTACAACG GTCACACGTGTCTGCACTTAGCCTCTATCCATGGCTACCTGGGCATTGTGGAGCTTTTGGTGTCCTTGGGTGCTGATGTCAATGCTCAG GAGCCCTGTAATGGTCGAACTGCCCTCCATCTCGCTGTGGACCTGCAGAATTCAGACCTGGTGTCACTTTTGTTGAAATGTGGGGCTGATGTCAACCGAGTCACCTACCAGGGCTACTCCCCCTACCAGCTCACCTGGGGCCGCCCGAGCACCCGGATACAGCAGCAGCTGGGCCAGTTGACCCTAGAAAATCTTCAGATGCTGCCAGAGAGTGAGGATGAGGAGAGCTATGACACAGAGTCAGAATGCACAGAGGACGAG cTGCCCTATGATGACTGTGTGCTTGGAGGCCAGCGCCTGGTGTTATAA